Within Antennarius striatus isolate MH-2024 chromosome 22, ASM4005453v1, whole genome shotgun sequence, the genomic segment ATGTGTTGGCGTCTGGACTGGATGGGTGGTTTCAGGACGCGGCGGCGATGGTGATGACCTCAGGTCGTCCGCTGCTCTGCTCCAGACAGGAAATGTGAACGGTGCCATCCCTGTGAGGTACACAACCGTCATAAAGCACAGTGGCATCAAAACCCCGCCTGACCATCCCAGAGGGGGCGTACCTCTTCATGGTCACCACCGTGTCGATGTCGTGGTGGTCCTCTCTGGACGGTAAGTCCCTCAAGACGATCTACGAGTCAGAAGTAAAGGCATTCAGTCCAACTGTTCTTTTAAATCATTTGACATTTAATCAGAATGTAGGTGATGTTCAATAAAACCAAGGGCGGTAACAAATGGAGATGTTTAATCGTGTAGGACGGTCTGATGGCCTACGACACCCTGAACTAAGAACAAAGGTCACTGCTTGTTTCAAAGTCCTGTTTGCGTACACCTGCACACCTGCtcaggtgtgtctgtgtaaaCTCATCAGGTCACACCTGACCCAGAGCGACGGGGCCCTCTAACGCTCGTTAGACTTCCTGTGTGGGCGTGTCCACACCTGTGCTAGCTTCACTGGCTGCTCCCTGCGGACCCTCTGGTAGATCTCCAGGCAGAGGGAGGACAGCCTCCCTTCTCCACTCAGGATGTGGTGTCTGCGGGCGGGGAGGGGGGTGCCGGACGGCAGCAGGACGGTGAACGCCTCCGCTCTGCATTCGTCCACCTCCTGAAACCAGACGAGATGAGAACACGCCTCCTCCAGGTGCTGGAGGGGTCCGCTGTGACGGCGTACCTTCACCAGGATGTCGGCGGCAGAGACGTCCACGGTGACGGACTCCTCCTCGGGGGGGAGCCCGTCTCTGCCCACCAGCAGACCTGCCTGAAGAGCTGCCCCCACAGCGATGACCTCATCAGGAGGCGCCGAGCAGAGGAGCTCCACATCTGGAAAGATCTCACGGATCATCTGCTGGAGACGAGGGATCCTGGCCGAGCCGCCGCAGAGAACCACCTgcagcacacgcacacacacacacgcacgcacgcacacacacgcacgcacgcgcacacacacacacacgcgcacacacgcacacacacgcgcacacacacacgcacgcacacgcacgcacgcacacgcacgcacgcacacacacacacacacacacacacacacacacacacacacacacacacacacacacacacacaccgagctCAGCCAGGAGCCGCTGGGACGACGCTTACAGCGTCAGAACCAACACATcagcaggaagaggagacacACGGCACCTTGTTGATGTCGCCGGTGGAGAGTCCCGCCTCCTCCAGCAGCGCTTTGATTGGCTGGATGCTCTTGTTAAAGAGTGACGAGCAGAGCAGCTCGAACCGGGCCCTGAGAAGACAAACCCAGTCAGAACCTCCTGTCCCCACTCGAGCCCGTCCCCGTGGGACCCGGACCTCACCGGGACACGTTGCACTCGAAGTCCATGCCGTTGTGCAGCGAGTCGACGAAGCAGTTGGCCGATCCCAGAGAGGACAGCGAGTGTTTGGCCATGTCCGCCCCGTTCATCAGCTTCAGCATCGCACGCGCGTTACTGCTCACGTCATGCTTGAACGTTCTGCAGACAGAATGGAGCTACAGCATTACCAACAAGCCACGGTTAGCACAATGCTAGCAGTGAAGGACTGCTCTTTATCATATTTAACTTTATGAGTTTAATGTTTGAAGGACTGCGTCACAGGTCACATGCATAGAGAGACCCCCCCGTACCGTTTGAACTCGGCGGCGAGGTGCTGGGCCAGGGCCTGGGTGAAGCTCTCCCCCCCGATGCTGTGGTCAGTGTGGGTGTGGAGAACCCGGAAGATTCCTCCGTTGACCTGCAGCACCGTCACGCTGAGAGACGTCCCCCCCAGCTTGTAGACCAGAACATGGCTGCCAATAGAGATCAATACAGAGATCACGTTCTGATGTCAGGGTGGATGCGTTGACAGTACAGACAGTTTCAGTAataacagccaatcagaaagcagCAGCGGTGACGCACCCCCTCCCTGAAGAGCAGTCCTGTCCGATGTTGTAGGccagaacagcagcagcaggctcGTGGATCAGCCTCAGCACATGGAAGCCCGCCGCCTCCGCAGCCTCCCTGAGGAGGCCAGGAGCCAGGAGTcagtgtgaaacacacacacacacacacacacacacacacacacactgtggacaCGGGTGCTAGTGGGCAGCCACCTGTCCTACCTCAGAGCACGTTTCTGTGCGTGTGCAAACTCAAAGGGGACGGTGATGACGGCCTCCGTGACGTCAGAGCCCACCGCAGACTGGGCCGTTTCTGTCGAGACAGCAACattagattgtgtgtgtgtgtgtgtgtgtgtgtgtgtctccgtcCCATGACGTACCCTTCATTTTCTGGAAGATGAGTTTGGCGGCGTCCTCTGGGGCCACGTACTGCGTCTGTTCTCCGGCTGTGATCTCATAGTAGGGCTTCTCCTGCCGGTCGaccacctgaacacacacctgctcacgtCACCGTGTCACACTCATCTGCTGTGGCTTCAACGTGTCATGGTGACAGCAGCAGTCAGACAACAGCAGCAGTCAGACAACAGGACGGTCACACTCACCTGACATTTGGTCTGTGTTTTGTGAGTTTGTGTCTCCGGATCATCAAAACTGTAAAATGATAGAAAAATGAACAGGCTGTGCTACACAATTGTAATACGCacacacaatcaatcaatcattcataATCAATCACTTCATTGTACAGGTAACTGGTCTGCGTCCTGGAGCACTGGACTAAGACTAAAACCTGAGAATTTACAGACAGACACTGCCTGAGGAAGAGCTCCAGTTCAGAGGGTAAGACCAACCCAACTGCCCCCATCCTGTCCAGGTGTGTGCCCTGGCACTGGACTAACTGCCCCTGTCCTGACAGTGGGTCTGCTGTAGCAAGAGGACTTGTCAGGAGAACAGAAGGACGTTACCTTCTGCCCAGAACTTGCTTCACTTTGACAACAGTGTTGGCAGAGTTTCGGACCCGACCTTGTTTCGCTGCAATGCCGACGATCTGAAAAACATCGAGGTTAGTCCATCAGCACACCGGAGGTGAACCGTCAACACCCACGTGTTTGTGATGGACACACACGAGATGTCCACACACTGTCAATGCAACATCTCCTGCCAAAGCACAATGATATACGACACACGAGCCGTGCTTCAGGACTCCACCACTAGTGGGCAGTGTTATGCGTGTCCCCAGTGTCATTTCATCATCTGACACGTTTCATGCTGGATGTTCGCAGACGTAAAGAAGGAAGACTTTCATACACAAAACAGATTTAGCAGATTTTAAGACAATATTGATGAAAAGCAGTGTTATTGAATAAGATACCAACACTGAtcaaacatacatacaacactgatcacaataaaacactaaaatgtaCCGACTGAGGTGATCGGTGATTTATGTAATCAATACATTGACAGAGGTGCTTTATTTTTGTAGGTTGTGCTATCTCACCTGGTCAGGTATTCAGGTATGTTTCCTACCTGATCAGGTGTACAGGTGTGTGACCTACCTGCTCCGTATCTCTGTAGGCCACCACGGCAGGAGTTACTCTGTCTCCTGCATCATTCGCTACCACTGCAGCCTGTCcatcctggacacacacacacacacacacacacacacacacacacacacacacacacacacacacacacacacacacacacacacacacacacacacacacacacacacacacacacacacacacacacacacacacacacacacacacacacacacacacacacagatgaaggtTCGAGCTgaaagtaagggatgccgtcaagctgaatcATAttaaatcttgttgaattgtgtgactccagaggcagctgacGGGCAGCTCGGTTAGTCGCGagggcaaaaactcgggtctgtgaggagtttgGGGGGGCCgtggaggaagactatcggtcagcctcgaagaaattctggcaaacgtctgaaggggaaagcggtgcacagccaacactgttaacagtagaggaggagagctgctgacctcgactggggacattgtcgggcggtggaaagaacACTCTGAGGATCTCCTCAGTCCCACCACCATGTctgacacagaggaagcagaggctgaggtgaGGTGAGACTCGTgagactcgtccatcaccccaGATGAAGTCACCGAGgcggttgccaaactcctcagtggcaaagccccgggggtggatgagattcgccctgagtacctcaagtctctggatgtggagggactgtcatggttgacatgtctctgtCACATCACATgacagtcggggacagtacctctggattggcagaccgggggagggtgtgttccaacccctcctcagcctcctgaggaaAGTCTATTCAAGGGtactggggaggaggaggacagtgtTTTTGCTCTTTGTTCATGTTACCACGACAATGCCCAATTCCTCCATTGCGGTATCAGTAAGTCACACCGGGTGAAGCCCCTGACCCACAAGGACTTCCAGAATGAGCTGTGGCCCAGCTGGACATGAGCGGCAGACCAAGCTCTGCCACGTCACGTGTTCAGGAGTACTACCTACGTGACGTGGTGCTGTGTCTCATTCTGAACAGAAACTGCTCTAAAGCGTGGCGTAAGTGCTAATGGCGACCCTTTTGGAGTTCAAAACCAGATCCATGAGCatggttttggtttttatgtgcaataaaatacaacttcTCCATTTTTGAACgtgactgtgtgttttgtctATTAACAACAATCTGTCATCTCTCCATAGAGaggaagttgtgctgaagaacAGACCAGGAATGGCTTTGTTAACCATTGTTAGTGGGGCTCATGAGGCGAATATCAGACGTACCAAAGCACGGCCGCCATAGGTCAAGGCTCTGAGAGTTAGGGGTCTGAGATGGAGGgacatctgtctgtccatcacatCCTACAGACAGGTGTCTGTCCAGAAACAGGGACCTGACTAACCGTGGTTTGTTCGTTTACAGTCAAACGTTTTCAGGGGTCAGAAAGTCTGAACCGGAGGACCGAACTACCGACAACACCCGACCGGCCCTCACCGACAGCCTGTCCCCGGGAGCACCGACCCTCACCGACCCGGGAGCCCCGGCCCTCACCGACCCGGGAGCCCCGGCCCTCACCGACAGCCTGTCCCCGGGAGCCCCGGCCCTCACCGACAGCCTGTCCCCGGGAGCCCCGACCGGCCCTCACCGACCCGGAGCCCCGGCCCTCACCGACCCGGGAGCCCCGGCCCTCACCGACCCGGGAGCCCCGGCCCTCACCGACCCGGGAGCCCCGGCCCTCACCGACAGCCTGTCCCCGGGAGCCCCGACCGGCCCTCACCGACCCGGGAGCCCCGGCCCTCACCGACCCGGG encodes:
- the hspa14 gene encoding heat shock 70 kDa protein 14 isoform X2, which gives rise to MAAIGVHFGYTSACVAVVRDGQAAVVANDAGDRVTPAVVAYRDTEQIVGIAAKQGRVRNSANTVVKVKQVLGRSFDDPETQTHKTQTKCQVVDRQEKPYYEITAGEQTQYVAPEDAAKLIFQKMKETAQSAVGSDVTEAVITVPFEFAHAQKRALREAAEAAGFHVLRLIHEPAAAVLAYNIGQDCSSGRGHVLVYKLGGTSLSVTVLQVNGGIFRVLHTHTDHSIGGESFTQALAQHLAAEFKRTFKHDVSSNARAMLKLMNGADMAKHSLSSLGSANCFVDSLHNGMDFECNVSRARFELLCSSLFNKSIQPIKALLEEAGLSTGDINKVVLCGGSARIPRLQQMIREIFPDVELLCSAPPDEVIAVGAALQAGLLVGRDGLPPEEESVTVDVSAADILVKVRRHSGPLQHLEEACSHLVWFQEVDECRAEAFTVLLPSGTPLPARRHHILSGEGRLSSLCLEIYQRVRREQPVKLAQIVLRDLPSREDHHDIDTVVTMKRDGTVHISCLEQSSGRPEVITIAAAS
- the hspa14 gene encoding heat shock 70 kDa protein 14 isoform X1, with the protein product MAAIGVHFGYTSACVAVVRDGQAAVVANDAGDRVTPAVVAYRDTEQIVGIAAKQGRVRNSANTVVKVKQVLGRSFDDPETQTHKTQTKCQVCVQVVDRQEKPYYEITAGEQTQYVAPEDAAKLIFQKMKETAQSAVGSDVTEAVITVPFEFAHAQKRALREAAEAAGFHVLRLIHEPAAAVLAYNIGQDCSSGRGHVLVYKLGGTSLSVTVLQVNGGIFRVLHTHTDHSIGGESFTQALAQHLAAEFKRTFKHDVSSNARAMLKLMNGADMAKHSLSSLGSANCFVDSLHNGMDFECNVSRARFELLCSSLFNKSIQPIKALLEEAGLSTGDINKVVLCGGSARIPRLQQMIREIFPDVELLCSAPPDEVIAVGAALQAGLLVGRDGLPPEEESVTVDVSAADILVKVRRHSGPLQHLEEACSHLVWFQEVDECRAEAFTVLLPSGTPLPARRHHILSGEGRLSSLCLEIYQRVRREQPVKLAQIVLRDLPSREDHHDIDTVVTMKRDGTVHISCLEQSSGRPEVITIAAAS
- the hspa14 gene encoding heat shock 70 kDa protein 14 isoform X3, with protein sequence MAAIGVHFGYTSACVAVVRDGQAAVVANDAGDRVTPAVVAYRDTEQIVGIAAKQGRVRNSANTVVKVKQVLGRSFDDPETQTHKTQTKCQVCVQVVDRQEKPYYEITAGEQTQYVAPEDAAKLIFQKMKETAQSAVGSDVTEAVITVPFEFAHAQKRALREAAEAAGFHVLRLIHEPAAAVLAYNIGQDCSSGRGHVLVYKLGGTSLSVTVLQVNGGIFRVLHTHTDHSIGGESFTQALAQHLAAEFKRTFKHDVSSNARAMLKLMNGADMAKHSLSSLGSANCFVDSLHNGMDFECNVSRARFELLCSSLFNKSIQPIKALLEEAGLSTGDINKVVLCGGSARIPRLQQMIREIFPDVELLCSAPPDEVIAVGAALQAGLLVGRDGLPPEEESVTVDVSAADILVKEVDECRAEAFTVLLPSGTPLPARRHHILSGEGRLSSLCLEIYQRVRREQPVKLAQIVLRDLPSREDHHDIDTVVTMKRDGTVHISCLEQSSGRPEVITIAAAS
- the hspa14 gene encoding heat shock 70 kDa protein 14 isoform X4, translated to MAAIGVHFGYTSACVAVVRDGQAAVVANDAGDRVTPAVVAYRDTEQIVGIAAKQGRVRNSANTVVKVKQVLGRSFDDPETQTHKTQTKCQVVDRQEKPYYEITAGEQTQYVAPEDAAKLIFQKMKETAQSAVGSDVTEAVITVPFEFAHAQKRALREAAEAAGFHVLRLIHEPAAAVLAYNIGQDCSSGRGHVLVYKLGGTSLSVTVLQVNGGIFRVLHTHTDHSIGGESFTQALAQHLAAEFKRTFKHDVSSNARAMLKLMNGADMAKHSLSSLGSANCFVDSLHNGMDFECNVSRARFELLCSSLFNKSIQPIKALLEEAGLSTGDINKVVLCGGSARIPRLQQMIREIFPDVELLCSAPPDEVIAVGAALQAGLLVGRDGLPPEEESVTVDVSAADILVKEVDECRAEAFTVLLPSGTPLPARRHHILSGEGRLSSLCLEIYQRVRREQPVKLAQIVLRDLPSREDHHDIDTVVTMKRDGTVHISCLEQSSGRPEVITIAAAS